A DNA window from Gillisia sp. Hel1_33_143 contains the following coding sequences:
- a CDS encoding TatD family hydrolase, with amino-acid sequence MILTDTHTHLYSKDFDEDRAEVLQRALENNVRRFFIPAIDSTHTKAMYELKEQFPDNLHLMMGLHPTSVKENYEEELRHVEEEFQKRDFIAVGEIGIDLYWDKTLLQQQQIAFKRQIQLAKKYKLPIVIHCRDAFNEVFEVLESEKDDDLFGIFHCFTGNLEQAQKALSYNMKLGIGGVATFKNGGLDKFLVEIPLANIVLETDSPYLAPAPYRGKRNESSYLKLIADKLSDIYEVDIETIADVTTQNSIDIFGV; translated from the coding sequence ATGATATTAACAGACACGCATACACACTTATATAGCAAAGATTTTGATGAAGATAGGGCAGAGGTTCTACAGCGAGCTTTAGAGAATAATGTTAGAAGATTCTTTATACCTGCAATAGATTCTACTCATACAAAGGCTATGTACGAGCTTAAGGAGCAATTTCCAGATAATTTACATTTAATGATGGGACTGCACCCAACATCTGTAAAAGAAAATTACGAAGAAGAATTGCGGCATGTGGAAGAGGAGTTTCAGAAAAGAGATTTTATAGCGGTAGGGGAAATTGGTATAGATCTATACTGGGATAAAACTTTATTGCAGCAACAGCAAATTGCGTTCAAACGACAGATCCAATTGGCTAAGAAATACAAATTACCAATCGTAATTCATTGTAGAGATGCCTTTAATGAAGTTTTTGAGGTATTAGAATCTGAAAAGGATGATGATCTTTTTGGGATATTTCATTGTTTTACCGGAAATTTAGAGCAGGCTCAAAAGGCACTTTCTTATAATATGAAGTTGGGAATTGGAGGGGTTGCTACCTTTAAGAACGGTGGTCTCGATAAATTTTTAGTTGAAATTCCATTAGCTAATATTGTATTAGAAACAGATTCGCCTTACTTGGCACCTGCACCTTATAGAGGGAAGAGAAATGAAAGTAGTTATTTAAAGCTGATAGCAGATAAACTTTCAGATATCTATGAGGTAGATATTGAGACGATAGCAGATGTTACCACTCAAAATTCAATCGATATCTTTGGGGTATAA
- a CDS encoding retropepsin-like aspartic protease, with the protein MSTLRKLLEDKGYYRIKMKFTATNHFEVKAKINKIEGNFILDTGASSTCVGFDAATHFKLLAEESKVRAAGAGANNMLTKMAQENILELKGWKKKKIDLVLFDLTHVNEALEDHKAEKVHGIIGADVLKKGKAVIDYKNKALYLK; encoded by the coding sequence ATGTCTACGCTAAGGAAACTATTAGAAGATAAAGGATATTATCGCATCAAAATGAAGTTCACAGCAACCAATCATTTTGAAGTAAAAGCAAAAATAAATAAAATTGAAGGGAATTTTATCTTAGATACCGGTGCATCGAGTACCTGTGTAGGATTTGATGCCGCTACACATTTTAAACTACTAGCAGAAGAAAGCAAGGTAAGAGCCGCCGGGGCGGGAGCAAATAATATGCTTACTAAAATGGCACAGGAGAACATTCTAGAACTTAAAGGCTGGAAGAAGAAAAAAATAGACCTCGTATTATTTGATCTAACACACGTTAATGAAGCTCTGGAAGACCATAAAGCTGAAAAGGTTCATGGAATTATAGGTGCTGATGTTCTAAAGAAAGGGAAAGCCGTCATTGATTATAAAAACAAAGCACTTTATTTGAAATAA
- a CDS encoding ExbD/TolR family protein, whose protein sequence is MSKFKKKKSGELPAISTASLPDIVFMLLFFFMVATTMRDTTLMVQNNLPYADQVEKLDKKDLVMYIYAGKPSERYQGKYGTEARIQLNDKFATVRDVQKFIYAERETKREELVPYLTTSLKVDVETNMGLVSDIKQELRKAEALKINYTTKTGDVSQN, encoded by the coding sequence ATGTCTAAATTTAAAAAGAAAAAGAGTGGGGAATTGCCTGCTATAAGTACGGCTTCCTTACCAGATATCGTTTTTATGTTGCTTTTCTTTTTTATGGTTGCTACTACAATGCGTGATACTACCTTAATGGTACAAAACAATTTGCCTTATGCAGACCAGGTAGAAAAGCTAGATAAGAAAGATTTAGTAATGTACATATATGCAGGAAAGCCAAGCGAAAGATATCAAGGCAAATATGGTACAGAAGCTCGCATACAGTTAAATGATAAGTTTGCCACCGTTCGCGATGTTCAAAAATTTATCTATGCTGAAAGAGAAACCAAAAGGGAAGAGTTAGTTCCGTATTTAACAACTTCTTTAAAAGTAGATGTTGAAACTAATATGGGTCTTGTTTCTGATATTAAACAGGAATTAAGAAAAGCTGAAGCTCTTAAGATTAATTATACCACCAAAACTGGTGATGTAAGCCAAAACTAA
- a CDS encoding ExbD/TolR family protein codes for MAKRTAPEVNAGSMADIAFLLLIFFLVTTTIVSDKGISRKLPPIQDENVEPPIIKQKNIFTVIVNRDNQLLVEDQPMKVKDLRAAAVKFLDNGAGMGDDACSYCQGAKDPSSSDNPTKAIISLVNDRKTEYGTYISVQNELVAAYNELRNQATQRLYGKDYIQMENNYNDPSFRGNKETLKERLDKVKDMYPQKLSEAEPKG; via the coding sequence ATGGCTAAAAGAACAGCACCAGAAGTAAACGCAGGCTCTATGGCCGATATAGCATTCTTGCTATTGATTTTCTTCTTGGTAACCACTACCATTGTTTCTGATAAGGGGATTAGCCGTAAGCTGCCTCCTATTCAGGATGAAAATGTAGAGCCTCCTATTATTAAGCAAAAGAACATCTTTACCGTAATTGTAAACAGAGACAATCAATTGCTAGTAGAGGATCAACCAATGAAAGTTAAAGATCTTCGTGCTGCTGCAGTTAAGTTTTTAGATAACGGTGCAGGTATGGGAGATGATGCATGTAGCTATTGTCAGGGTGCGAAGGATCCTTCGTCTTCAGACAACCCTACGAAAGCAATTATCTCATTGGTTAATGACCGTAAGACAGAATATGGAACCTATATATCTGTACAGAATGAATTGGTTGCTGCCTATAATGAATTGAGAAATCAAGCTACTCAAAGACTTTATGGTAAAGACTATATTCAAATGGAGAATAACTATAACGATCCTAGCTTTAGAGGAAATAAAGAAACTCTAAAAGAAAGATTGGATAAAGTTAAGGATATGTATCCTCAAAAATTATCTGAGGCAGAGCCTAAGGGATAG
- a CDS encoding asparaginase, translated as MKSKSNILLIYTGGTIGMIKDFETGALKAFNFSELLQSIPELKLLEHTINTISFKKPIDSSNMNPTYWIQIAEIIEERYEEYDGFVVLHGSDTMSYTAAALSFMFENLTKPIIFTGSQLPIGDLRTDAKENLITSIQIAGLQKQGRPVISEVGLYFEYKLYRGNRTTKMNAEHFQAFSSLNYPALAESGVYLSVNHNVLWKTNRRKRTQLHTNFNDDVVILKMFPGITESTIDHILSKKGLKGVVLETFGSGNAPTDSWFIELLKKYISKGIMIVNVTQCIAGSVNMGQYETSTQLKKIGVVSGKDITTEAAVAKLMYLLGKELSPKVFKTIFETSLRGEML; from the coding sequence ATGAAGTCTAAATCAAACATTTTATTAATATATACCGGTGGAACCATTGGTATGATTAAAGATTTTGAAACGGGTGCTCTTAAGGCGTTCAACTTTAGTGAGCTTCTTCAAAGCATTCCGGAATTAAAACTTTTAGAGCATACTATTAATACAATAAGTTTTAAAAAACCAATAGATTCATCCAATATGAATCCAACGTATTGGATTCAGATCGCAGAAATTATTGAAGAGCGCTATGAAGAATATGATGGTTTTGTGGTGTTACATGGAAGTGATACCATGTCCTACACAGCGGCTGCATTAAGCTTTATGTTCGAGAATCTTACTAAGCCTATTATTTTTACCGGCTCTCAATTACCAATTGGAGATTTACGAACAGATGCAAAAGAGAATCTTATTACCAGTATTCAGATAGCCGGTTTGCAGAAACAAGGGAGGCCAGTAATATCTGAAGTTGGTCTTTATTTTGAATATAAATTATATAGAGGAAATAGAACAACGAAGATGAATGCAGAGCATTTTCAGGCTTTTTCTTCTTTAAATTATCCTGCTTTAGCAGAGTCGGGTGTTTATTTATCTGTTAATCATAATGTACTTTGGAAGACCAACAGAAGAAAACGTACCCAGCTGCACACAAATTTTAACGATGATGTAGTTATTTTGAAGATGTTTCCCGGAATTACAGAGAGTACTATAGATCATATTTTATCTAAAAAAGGCCTTAAAGGAGTAGTTTTAGAAACTTTTGGGAGTGGGAATGCCCCAACAGATTCTTGGTTTATAGAACTGCTTAAGAAGTATATTTCTAAAGGAATTATGATCGTTAATGTTACCCAATGTATCGCTGGTAGTGTGAATATGGGGCAATATGAAACTAGTACGCAGTTAAAGAAAATAGGTGTGGTTTCTGGAAAGGATATTACTACAGAAGCAGCTGTGGCTAAATTAATGTATCTTTTAGGGAAAGAATTATCACCTAAGGTTTTTAAAACTATCTTTGAGACTTCTCTTCGCGGGGAAATGTTATAA
- a CDS encoding RluA family pseudouridine synthase yields the protein MKILETHIVPAIDENIRLQEYASTIFRSITTRNGIKKAIKRKEILLDGEIAQTSDWIKEHQKIDLLQSETKAKKIFQLKLAIIYEDEYLAVINKPAGYPTSGNYFKTIENALPFNLKVSTKFDTLPYPVPVHRLDNPTSGLLLIAKTRTMQTALHLAFEDRKIWKKYIALVHGSTSQNFKITDALDGKSSSTQFIKLKNLEIENLAYSLLEAHPDTGRTHQIRIHLSNNDFPIVGDKEYGMEETSKRFRGLYLASIGLKLQHPKTRAILDLNLDLPKKFRVP from the coding sequence TTGAAAATACTTGAAACGCATATTGTCCCTGCAATTGATGAGAATATTCGATTGCAGGAATATGCTTCAACGATCTTTAGATCTATTACTACCAGAAATGGTATTAAGAAAGCAATAAAACGCAAGGAAATACTTTTGGATGGGGAGATAGCTCAAACTTCAGACTGGATTAAAGAACATCAAAAAATCGATCTTTTGCAATCTGAAACAAAAGCTAAAAAGATATTTCAGCTAAAATTAGCGATCATATATGAAGATGAATATCTAGCCGTAATTAATAAGCCTGCAGGCTATCCTACCAGTGGCAACTATTTTAAAACCATCGAAAACGCGCTTCCTTTCAATTTAAAGGTTTCTACGAAATTTGATACACTACCATACCCTGTTCCTGTGCATAGATTAGACAATCCCACCAGCGGACTTCTACTTATTGCAAAAACTAGAACCATGCAAACTGCATTGCACTTGGCATTTGAGGATAGAAAAATTTGGAAAAAATATATTGCATTAGTTCATGGTAGCACCTCTCAAAACTTCAAAATCACAGATGCTTTAGATGGAAAATCTTCTTCCACTCAGTTTATTAAGTTGAAAAATTTGGAAATTGAGAATTTAGCATACTCGCTCTTAGAAGCGCATCCAGATACCGGAAGAACTCATCAAATCAGAATTCACTTATCTAACAATGACTTTCCAATTGTAGGTGATAAAGAATATGGGATGGAAGAAACCAGTAAAAGATTTCGCGGACTTTACTTAGCATCTATAGGATTAAAACTCCAGCACCCAAAGACTCGCGCTATTTTAGATCTTAATTTAGATTTACCCAAAAAGTTTAGGGTCCCATAA
- a CDS encoding 1-acyl-sn-glycerol-3-phosphate acyltransferase yields MTDFDKIRFYRDSEVHPALQQYIKHPMVKALLQFSFPEKSFSEIEEIVMDCHSIRDFQTKVIYHSIRKVLEKSSEGLTYSGFDSLSKDESYMFISNHRDILLDTSLLNCALYEQDLIMTASAIGDNLVQKPFLLLLSKLNRNFLVQRGLGPREMLRSSMELSAYIKDLLVEQNRSVWMAQREGRTKDGNDHTQQGVLKMLAMAKGDLSLSEYFSKIKIVPISMSYEFDPTDILKMPEIMAKHNEETYVKSANEDFNSIMQGALGNKGRIHITAGNVISADVFKKMEQEESSINDQLKSLATYIDNRIHENYKLWPANYIACDLLKNNELHKDKYTSKQKRQFERRLTRRIDFKNSLEVNSYLLMYANPVLNHEALNEV; encoded by the coding sequence GTGACAGACTTTGATAAAATAAGATTTTACCGAGATTCTGAGGTGCATCCTGCGCTTCAGCAATATATTAAGCATCCAATGGTGAAAGCCTTGTTGCAATTCTCTTTTCCTGAAAAATCATTTTCTGAGATTGAGGAGATTGTGATGGATTGCCATTCTATTAGAGATTTTCAAACCAAGGTGATCTATCACTCTATAAGAAAAGTCTTAGAGAAAAGCTCTGAAGGATTAACCTATAGCGGCTTTGACTCTTTAAGTAAGGATGAGTCTTATATGTTTATCTCTAATCATCGTGATATTTTATTAGATACCAGTTTGCTTAATTGTGCCTTGTACGAGCAAGATCTTATCATGACGGCTTCAGCAATTGGAGATAATCTGGTTCAAAAACCATTTCTACTTTTATTGTCTAAACTAAACAGAAATTTTTTAGTGCAGAGAGGCTTGGGGCCAAGAGAAATGCTAAGGAGTTCCATGGAGCTTTCAGCATATATTAAAGATCTTTTGGTAGAACAGAATAGATCTGTATGGATGGCACAGCGAGAGGGTAGAACAAAAGATGGGAATGATCATACTCAACAAGGAGTTTTAAAAATGCTGGCTATGGCTAAGGGAGATCTTAGTTTGTCAGAATATTTTTCTAAGATCAAGATCGTTCCAATTTCCATGTCTTACGAATTTGATCCTACAGATATTTTAAAAATGCCAGAGATCATGGCAAAGCATAATGAAGAAACTTACGTAAAATCTGCTAACGAGGATTTTAATTCTATTATGCAAGGTGCTTTAGGAAATAAAGGAAGAATACATATCACTGCTGGAAATGTAATTTCTGCAGATGTATTTAAAAAGATGGAACAGGAAGAGTCTTCAATAAATGATCAATTAAAGAGTCTGGCTACATATATAGATAATAGAATTCACGAGAATTATAAACTATGGCCAGCTAATTATATAGCTTGCGATCTGTTAAAGAATAACGAATTACATAAAGATAAATATACGTCTAAGCAAAAGAGGCAATTTGAAAGGCGTTTAACACGCAGGATAGATTTTAAAAATTCTTTAGAAGTAAATAGTTACTTATTAATGTATGCCAACCCGGTGCTTAATCATGAAGCCCTTAATGAAGTCTAA
- a CDS encoding MotA/TolQ/ExbB proton channel family protein, which yields MKRLFSTLVIASIMLFGAANVNATTYFQTAPDNIVNFIQDNQDEAATPDMDSEEDLGFHQELKKRFIEGGAGFMGIVLLCLILGLAIAIERIIFLNLSTTNTKKLAQDVEDALNSGGIEAAKEVCRNTKGPVASIYYQGLDRADESIEAAEKAVVAYGGVQMGQLEKNVSWVSLFIALAPMLGFMGTVIGMIQAFDRIEAAGDMQPSLVAGGIKVALLTTVFGLIVAIILQIFYNYIIAKIDSIVNDMEDASITLIDMLVDYKNRKRI from the coding sequence ATGAAAAGATTATTTTCAACTTTGGTAATCGCTTCGATTATGTTATTTGGAGCCGCTAATGTAAATGCGACAACTTATTTCCAAACAGCTCCAGATAATATCGTGAATTTTATTCAGGATAATCAAGACGAAGCAGCAACTCCTGACATGGACAGTGAGGAAGATTTAGGTTTTCACCAAGAACTTAAGAAACGTTTTATTGAGGGTGGTGCCGGATTTATGGGTATCGTTCTTTTATGTTTAATTCTTGGTTTGGCCATTGCCATTGAAAGAATTATCTTTTTGAACCTTTCTACAACAAACACTAAGAAATTAGCTCAAGATGTAGAAGATGCTTTAAATAGTGGTGGAATTGAAGCTGCTAAAGAAGTTTGTAGAAACACAAAAGGCCCAGTTGCCTCTATTTATTACCAAGGATTAGACCGTGCAGATGAAAGTATTGAGGCTGCAGAGAAAGCTGTTGTTGCTTACGGTGGTGTTCAAATGGGACAATTAGAGAAGAACGTATCTTGGGTTTCTTTATTTATCGCTTTAGCTCCTATGCTTGGTTTCATGGGTACAGTAATCGGTATGATTCAGGCTTTTGATAGAATTGAAGCAGCTGGAGATATGCAACCTTCATTGGTAGCAGGTGGTATTAAAGTAGCACTTCTTACAACAGTATTCGGTTTGATCGTAGCAATTATTCTTCAGATTTTTTATAATTATATCATCGCTAAGATCGATAGTATCGTTAATGACATGGAAGATGCTTCTATCACATTAATCGATATGCTTGTTGACTACAAAAACAGAAAAAGAATCTAA
- the odhB gene encoding 2-oxoglutarate dehydrogenase complex dihydrolipoyllysine-residue succinyltransferase has product MALEMKVPSPGESITEVEIAQWLVEDGDYVEKDQAIAEVDSDKATLELPAEASGIITLKAEEGDAVAVGAVVCLIDTDAPKPGGGDKKESPESELKEQKEETSTKEDSDNADALKQTPSKPSTPSQKQDKTYATGTPSPAAKKILDEKGMDSKSVKGTGRDGRITKDDAVQAKHSMGTPGAGKRGEERKKMSMLRRKVAERLVSAKNETAMLTTFNEVDMSAIFSLRKQYKDEFKDKHGVGLGFMSFFTLAVVRALELYPDVNSMIDGDYQIKYDYKDISIAVSGPKGLMVPVMRNVENMGFRAVEEDVKRLALRARDGNITVDEMTGGTFTITNGGVFGSMLSTPIINPPQSAILGMHNIVERPVAIDGHVEIRPIMYVALSYDHRIIDGKESVGFLVAIKEALENPEELLMDNDVKRTLEL; this is encoded by the coding sequence ATGGCTTTAGAAATGAAAGTTCCTTCTCCCGGAGAATCTATCACAGAAGTTGAAATTGCTCAATGGCTGGTAGAAGATGGAGATTATGTAGAAAAAGATCAGGCTATTGCAGAAGTAGATAGCGATAAAGCAACTCTTGAACTTCCTGCTGAAGCAAGTGGAATAATCACTTTAAAAGCTGAAGAAGGTGATGCTGTTGCCGTTGGTGCTGTGGTGTGTTTAATAGATACAGATGCTCCAAAACCAGGTGGTGGTGATAAAAAAGAATCTCCAGAATCTGAATTAAAAGAGCAGAAGGAAGAAACGTCTACTAAAGAAGATAGTGATAATGCAGATGCTTTAAAGCAAACGCCTTCTAAACCATCTACGCCTTCGCAAAAACAAGATAAAACGTACGCTACTGGAACTCCATCTCCTGCTGCTAAGAAAATTCTGGATGAAAAAGGAATGGACTCCAAATCTGTAAAGGGAACTGGAAGAGATGGTAGAATTACCAAAGATGATGCTGTTCAGGCAAAACATTCTATGGGGACTCCTGGAGCTGGTAAAAGAGGTGAAGAGCGCAAGAAAATGTCTATGTTAAGACGTAAAGTTGCAGAGCGTTTGGTAAGTGCAAAGAATGAAACAGCTATGCTTACTACCTTTAATGAGGTAGATATGTCTGCGATCTTTTCTTTGCGTAAGCAGTATAAAGATGAATTTAAAGATAAGCACGGAGTAGGGTTAGGATTTATGTCATTCTTTACTCTTGCAGTGGTTAGAGCTTTAGAACTTTATCCAGATGTAAACTCTATGATAGATGGAGATTATCAAATAAAATATGATTATAAAGATATAAGTATTGCTGTGTCTGGACCAAAAGGTTTGATGGTTCCGGTAATGCGAAATGTTGAAAATATGGGCTTTAGAGCTGTTGAGGAAGATGTAAAACGCCTTGCTTTAAGAGCTAGAGATGGAAATATTACAGTAGATGAAATGACAGGTGGTACCTTTACAATTACCAATGGTGGTGTATTTGGTTCTATGCTTTCTACTCCAATTATCAATCCACCTCAAAGTGCTATTCTAGGAATGCACAATATTGTAGAGCGTCCTGTAGCTATAGATGGCCATGTGGAAATTAGACCTATTATGTATGTAGCGCTTTCTTATGATCATAGAATTATTGATGGTAAGGAATCTGTTGGGTTTTTAGTTGCAATAAAAGAGGCTTTAGAAAATCCGGAAGAGCTATTAATGGATAATGACGTGAAGAGAACTCTAGAGCTTTAA
- the rpoN gene encoding RNA polymerase factor sigma-54: protein MLKQQLNFKLSQKLSPQQIQLMKLIQLPTQAFEQRIKQELEENPALEDGKEDLEKDFDDEFSNDEYDEGTESIESDIDVDDYLSDDEIPSYRLQANNYSADDEDRNVPYASGTSFAQHLKSQLSTFRLTEIEKEIAEFLVGSVDESGYIRRTIQDIVDDLAFTQNVYTDEPTVEKVLKKVQELDPAGVGARSLQECLLIQLHRKEVTKEVTLATDLLEKSFDHFSKKHYSKLLSKHDISEDELRDAIDVIEHLNPKPGGTFAGNIRMVEHVIPDFTIKIEDGELQLSLNGRNAPEMHISNDYNNMLKGYKESKEKTKAQKDAVMFIKQKLDSAKWFIEAIKQRQQTLMVTMSSIMHYQQEYFLTGDERNLRPMILKDIADEIGMDVSTVSRVANSKYVDTPYGTKLIKEFFSESMTNDQGEEVSTREIKKILEISIEEEDKRKPLTDEKLAKLLKDKGYPIARRTVAKYREQLDIPVARMRKEI from the coding sequence ATGCTAAAACAGCAATTAAATTTTAAATTATCTCAAAAGCTTTCTCCTCAGCAAATCCAGTTGATGAAGCTTATTCAATTACCTACGCAGGCATTTGAACAACGCATAAAACAGGAATTAGAAGAGAACCCTGCACTAGAAGACGGAAAGGAAGATCTTGAAAAAGATTTTGATGATGAGTTTTCTAACGATGAATATGATGAGGGAACTGAAAGTATAGAATCTGATATTGATGTTGACGACTATTTGAGTGATGATGAAATTCCAAGTTATAGACTACAAGCAAATAATTATAGCGCAGATGATGAAGACAGAAATGTTCCTTATGCATCTGGAACTTCATTTGCCCAGCATTTAAAATCTCAATTAAGTACATTTAGACTTACCGAGATAGAAAAGGAAATTGCAGAATTCTTGGTAGGTAGTGTAGATGAAAGTGGCTATATAAGAAGAACTATTCAAGATATTGTAGATGATCTCGCATTCACCCAAAATGTTTATACAGATGAACCTACGGTAGAAAAAGTTCTTAAGAAAGTTCAGGAATTAGACCCTGCAGGAGTTGGAGCTCGATCTTTACAAGAATGTTTATTAATACAATTGCACAGAAAGGAAGTGACCAAAGAAGTTACTTTAGCTACAGACCTGTTGGAGAAATCTTTTGATCACTTCAGTAAAAAACATTATTCCAAACTATTATCTAAGCATGATATTTCTGAAGATGAACTTAGAGATGCTATTGATGTAATAGAACATTTAAATCCGAAGCCGGGTGGGACCTTTGCAGGTAATATTAGAATGGTGGAGCATGTAATTCCAGATTTTACAATTAAAATTGAAGATGGTGAGTTACAATTAAGTCTAAATGGAAGAAATGCACCCGAAATGCATATTTCTAATGATTACAACAATATGCTTAAGGGTTACAAAGAGTCTAAAGAGAAAACCAAGGCTCAAAAAGATGCTGTTATGTTCATTAAGCAGAAATTAGACTCTGCAAAATGGTTCATAGAAGCTATTAAACAGCGCCAACAAACCCTAATGGTTACAATGAGTTCTATTATGCATTACCAGCAAGAATATTTCTTAACAGGAGATGAGCGTAACTTACGCCCTATGATCTTAAAGGATATTGCAGATGAGATAGGCATGGATGTATCTACAGTTTCTAGAGTAGCTAACAGTAAATATGTAGACACTCCTTACGGAACTAAACTTATCAAAGAATTCTTTTCTGAATCTATGACCAATGATCAAGGAGAAGAAGTTTCTACCAGAGAGATAAAAAAGATCTTGGAGATCTCTATTGAAGAGGAAGATAAAAGAAAGCCTCTAACAGATGAGAAACTGGCGAAACTTTTAAAAGATAAAGGATATCCAATAGCTAGAAGAACTGTAGCAAAATACAGAGAGCAGCTAGACATTCCGGTAGCAAGGATGAGAAAAGAAATTTAA
- a CDS encoding porin family protein, protein MKRSILVLLTITFLSIDCLFAQENIIEQQLQEVDSLYREDQFYLGLTFHLLTDLPADVSQSGFSGGLHFGFIRDIPLNKRRNIAIGIGAGWSINTYGQDLLIEEGENGNSVFSSLNELDFDTNRFSTQMIEAPLEFRWRSSNATSYKFWRIYAGLRPGYIYYSKSTYKDADAKITVNNIPELDKFRLGTTLTFGYNTFNFHVYYNLTPMFKNANLEDVSVDMSVFKVGLMFYIL, encoded by the coding sequence ATGAAAAGATCTATTCTGGTTCTGTTGACTATCACATTTCTAAGTATTGATTGCTTATTTGCTCAGGAGAATATCATAGAGCAGCAACTGCAAGAAGTAGATAGCCTATATAGAGAAGATCAATTTTATCTGGGTCTAACCTTTCACTTGCTTACCGATCTTCCTGCAGATGTTTCTCAATCTGGATTTTCCGGCGGTTTACATTTTGGATTCATAAGAGACATTCCTCTAAATAAAAGAAGAAACATTGCGATTGGAATTGGTGCTGGTTGGTCTATAAATACATATGGTCAAGATCTATTAATAGAAGAGGGAGAGAACGGAAATAGTGTTTTTAGCAGTCTTAACGAATTAGATTTTGACACCAATAGATTTTCTACTCAAATGATTGAAGCTCCTTTAGAGTTTAGATGGCGTAGCTCTAACGCTACGTCCTACAAGTTCTGGAGGATTTATGCCGGATTAAGACCTGGGTATATATATTATTCTAAGTCTACCTATAAAGATGCAGATGCAAAAATTACCGTTAATAACATACCCGAGCTAGATAAGTTTAGACTTGGTACTACGTTAACCTTTGGATATAATACGTTTAATTTTCACGTTTATTACAATCTAACTCCAATGTTTAAAAATGCCAATTTGGAAGATGTATCTGTAGATATGAGTGTTTTTAAAGTGGGGTTAATGTTTTATATCCTATAA